The proteins below are encoded in one region of Microbispora sp. NBC_01189:
- a CDS encoding FdhF/YdeP family oxidoreductase: MTRKAPREDVGDERLEVGSPKTWAGGVPAVGHALGTAYRQMGAGRTLLTLLRVNQKTGFDCPGCAWPEGDGHRSPAEFCENGAKAVAEEATVRRVTRDFFAEHPVDELARRSDYWLGQQGRLTEPMYKPVGSDHYEPISWEDAFGVVARELRALDHPDQALFYTSGRTSNEAAFAYQLLVRRFGTNNLPDCSNMCHESSGSALTETLGIGKGTVLLEDLHRADLIFVVGQNPGTNHPRMLTALERAKRGGARIVAVNPLPEAGLLRFRNPQKASGLAGTGTALSDRFLQIRLGGDLALFQALSLLLLEAEDAAPGTVVDREFVEAHTHGFEAWEKHVRGLDGAGPNWDEVLEATGLTRAEIEETARDVLAARSVVVCWAMGLTQHRKSVPTIREIVNFLLLRGNVGRPGAGVCPVRGHSNVQGDRTMGIYEKPKPEFLDALEEEFGFPPPREHGHDTVEAIRAMRDGDARVFFAMGGNFVSATPDTAATEAALRRCRLTVQVSTKPNRSHAVCGEQALILPTLGRTERDVQAGGEQFVTVEDSMGMVHASRGRLRPASDALLSEVAIVCRLARELFGDDPHVPWAEFEAGYDAIRERVERVVPGFDDFNARVREPGGFALPNAPRDERRFPTATGKANFTVNALEVLRVPPGRLLLQTIRSHDQYNTTIYGLDDRYRGIRNGRRVVFVHADDLAERGLADGDMLDIVSEWADGERVAEGFRAVAYPTARGCCAAYFPETNVLVPLDSVAETSNTPTSKSVVVRLRRAAEDAPVGAAGETVGETAGETAIRRGGG; encoded by the coding sequence GTGACGCGTAAGGCGCCTCGGGAGGACGTCGGGGACGAGCGGCTGGAGGTCGGCTCGCCCAAGACCTGGGCGGGCGGGGTCCCGGCGGTCGGCCACGCGTTGGGCACGGCGTACCGCCAGATGGGCGCGGGGCGGACGCTGCTGACTCTGCTGCGGGTCAACCAGAAGACCGGCTTCGACTGCCCGGGGTGCGCCTGGCCGGAGGGCGACGGACACCGCAGCCCCGCCGAGTTCTGCGAGAACGGCGCGAAGGCGGTGGCCGAGGAGGCGACGGTCCGCCGGGTCACCCGGGATTTCTTCGCCGAGCATCCGGTGGACGAGCTTGCCCGGCGCAGCGACTACTGGCTGGGCCAGCAGGGCAGGCTCACCGAGCCGATGTACAAGCCGGTCGGCTCGGACCATTACGAGCCGATCTCGTGGGAGGACGCCTTCGGCGTCGTCGCGCGTGAACTGCGCGCGCTCGACCACCCCGATCAGGCCCTCTTCTACACCTCCGGCCGCACATCCAACGAGGCCGCCTTCGCCTACCAGCTCCTCGTCCGCCGGTTCGGCACCAACAACCTGCCCGACTGCTCCAACATGTGCCACGAGTCGAGCGGCTCGGCGCTGACCGAGACGCTCGGCATCGGCAAGGGCACGGTGCTGCTCGAGGACCTGCACCGGGCCGACCTGATCTTCGTGGTGGGCCAGAACCCGGGCACCAACCATCCGCGCATGCTCACCGCGCTGGAACGGGCGAAGCGGGGCGGCGCGCGGATCGTGGCGGTCAACCCGCTGCCGGAGGCCGGGCTGCTGCGGTTCAGGAACCCGCAGAAGGCCTCCGGCCTCGCCGGGACCGGGACGGCGTTGTCCGACCGGTTCCTGCAGATCCGCCTCGGGGGCGACCTGGCGCTGTTCCAGGCGCTGTCGCTGCTCCTGCTGGAGGCCGAGGACGCCGCGCCCGGCACGGTGGTGGACCGCGAGTTCGTCGAGGCGCACACGCACGGCTTCGAGGCCTGGGAGAAGCACGTGCGCGGGCTCGACGGCGCTGGTCCGAACTGGGATGAGGTGCTGGAGGCGACCGGGCTGACCCGCGCCGAGATCGAGGAGACGGCCCGCGATGTGCTCGCCGCCCGCTCGGTCGTGGTCTGCTGGGCGATGGGCCTCACCCAGCACCGCAAATCGGTCCCGACGATCAGGGAGATCGTCAACTTCCTGCTGCTGCGCGGCAACGTCGGGCGTCCCGGCGCGGGCGTGTGTCCCGTACGCGGGCACTCCAACGTGCAGGGCGACCGGACGATGGGCATCTACGAGAAGCCCAAGCCGGAGTTCCTCGACGCGTTGGAGGAGGAGTTCGGCTTCCCACCGCCGCGCGAGCACGGCCACGACACCGTGGAGGCCATCCGGGCCATGCGGGACGGGGACGCCCGGGTGTTCTTCGCCATGGGCGGCAACTTCGTCTCGGCGACGCCGGACACCGCCGCGACCGAGGCGGCCCTGCGCCGCTGCCGGCTCACCGTGCAGGTGTCGACCAAGCCGAACCGGTCGCACGCCGTGTGCGGCGAGCAGGCGCTGATCCTGCCCACGCTCGGCCGTACCGAGCGGGACGTCCAGGCCGGTGGCGAGCAGTTCGTCACGGTCGAGGACTCGATGGGCATGGTGCACGCCTCGCGCGGCCGGCTCCGCCCCGCGTCGGACGCGCTGCTGTCGGAGGTGGCGATCGTGTGCCGGCTGGCCCGCGAGCTGTTCGGTGACGACCCGCACGTGCCGTGGGCCGAGTTCGAGGCCGGCTACGACGCGATCAGGGAGCGCGTCGAGCGGGTCGTGCCCGGGTTCGACGACTTCAACGCGAGGGTGCGCGAGCCGGGCGGCTTCGCGCTGCCGAACGCGCCGCGCGACGAGCGCCGCTTCCCCACGGCCACGGGGAAGGCGAACTTCACGGTGAACGCGCTGGAGGTGCTGCGGGTGCCGCCGGGCCGCCTCCTGCTGCAGACGATCCGCAGCCACGACCAGTACAACACCACGATCTACGGCCTGGACGACCGCTACCGCGGCATCAGGAACGGGCGGCGGGTGGTCTTCGTCCACGCCGACGACCTGGCCGAGCGCGGGCTCGCGGACGGCGACATGCTGGACATCGTCAGCGAGTGGGCGGACGGCGAGCGGGTGGCTGAGGGGTTCCGCGCGGTCGCCTATCCGACGGCGCGGGGCTGCTGCGCGGCGTACTTCCCGGAGACGAACGTGCTGGTGCCCCTGGACTCGGTGGCGGAGACGTCGAACACGCCCACCTCCAAGAGCGTCGTCGTACGGCTGCGCCGAGCGGCGGAAGACGCGCCGGTAGGCGCGGCGGGGGAGACCGTGGGGGAGACGGCGGGGGAGACGGCTATCCGCCG